The DNA window TCTCAATTCAACCCAGAATTCAACTAAAAATCGACAATATAATAGGCCCAGGAtttcaagctctggttgatttcaaatgtcatgattttgaattgtgtttggttgacaacacaACAAAATATCAACTTTTAAGGAGAAGTACAGTATATTCTGCTTGAATAATTCCAtctgccactgacttagtctggcttcaGTTCAATTTTGTCTCCATCAcaaccaaaaataaaagttaaagaatatgtttttttctataatttgtaGACAAATTGGAATTAAAGCAAGACTAAGTGAGTGGCAGATGGAAGTATCCAAGCAGAAGAAAAATCTCCTTCAAATGTcgatatttggttgcattgacaaccaaacacaatataacttttgaaatacaataaatagcctattAGCTTGTCTACAAGTTAGCaaatgatatgttggattcacaccTCTAAAGTTAGAGAATGGGATTAAGCCAGCAGCTCAGATGTACCTATGGCTAGTCCTATATCCTTTAAAATGTTCatatttggttgcattgtcaAGCAAACACAATTCACTATTACTTTTATAATACAGTAAGTAGTTTAGAGTAAATGCTcttttacaaactaatgtaaaatTCAACCATTAAACAAGTAACAGATCCATGGCCACATTGagtttactgtaactatagaTATCTTCGTATGTATTCATATAAAGTGTGCTAGTTCAATATAGCAAGTATAGGTCATAGCAGGTCTGTGGATATGTTCACAATTGCTGTAACAATCTGCGCAGAATCTCAAACGCCATTGATCACTTGCACGATGTACTTCTGATGTattctcaactgcaatccaggtaatttggttctgctattagatgaagcacagtgataacacaatcTGTtgcataaataaacaaaatatctgacattttaTTCCCAGTAGAACTTTgctgtgcttttagatggttgaaagcttAGTGGtgacacattggaaattcaactaacttttggCAGTCTTTTTGAGCGGGTGAAaataggttgtaatctcatttgagcaacgtctcaaccaaatattacccaattatccaccTTGAAATGACGTGATGTGCCCAGCGTGCAGTGCAAGCACTTGAGATGCCAGCGTGAGAGAGGTATTGTGGCAACCTGAGCGGTGTGTATTTTAACATGTGAGCGTAAGATATTATTCTCATTCTCACATGCATTTTTATGTACCTGGCAACTGGATGTTGTGCTTGTATGAGGGTGGAGGATGAGCTTGGAATCGGCGCCGGGACTACAGAGCCTGTCGATCAGGTTCTTGTTGCAGTCTCCTAGGCTGTCCACGTGGGAGAGTTTGGGGTAGGCCACATGACCCGTCAGGTCCAGCAAATCTTCCAGGGCTCGGGTATTACTCATGGCGTTTTCCTGGACCTCATTGACTGGGGAGAACTCTGGGATGGAGATAAGCTCCTCCTTGGAAACTGGgctgagaggggaagagggagcaaCATTTGTGAATATCATAATGGTTATTCCACCGATCGAATACTACTATGACCATATCTGTACATCTATGGGGCATGCGGTCCTTGGGTAATCAAGGGCGGATATGAGGAGAGTCATTTATTATGCAAATTGTTAAATGCGAAGCCATTTTTACTATCAATATTCCTCAGGGTATGAGAAAAGGCTGTGGTAAAGCTAAGGGTCCAAATAGGACTCTCAAATAGGACTCTGATGAGACAATATCACTAATACTCTAAGAATAACAAACATAGATGCGGTAAAGAGGTCATTGGAACTCGACCAAAGCAATGGAAATGCCATGGAAACACGTGGGGGAAAGATCCCGAATGTCCTCATTGCCCCCCAGCTATTGTttatgtgtatttcacactaaGTTGAGGTAAAAATATGAGTATAATTattgtatggatgtcaaccccaatacATGTTCATGTCACCATCACCATTACGCATAAAAAAAACAGTGAtctgggtcaacagcatcaatgcaacagtataactttacgtccgtcccctcgcccatacccgggcttgaaccagggaccctctgcacacagacaacagtcacccacgaagcatcgttacccatcgctccacaaaagccgcagcccttgcagagcaaggggaaccactactccaaggtctcagagcaagtgacgtcaccgattgaaatgctattagcgcgcaccaccgctaactagctagccatttcacatccgttacactagcactCCTGGCAGCTGGTACGAACAGGTGTTTGCATTTATCAAtcacttcttctaaacctgaaaagggacaACTTACAAATGTTATGCAGCAAAAACAAACGTGTATCCAAATCTGACTTTAGTAACCCCATCgtgggcctgttacaatacatcaatcaTGCCGGATTTGTacaaatatccactttgttagatcagtTTTGTTGACTGTGTGCCAATCCGGCATCCTTCTATCACCCACGGTGTGCttcccatatacagtgccttgcgaaagtattcggcccccttgaactttgcgaccttttgccacatttcaggcttcaaacataaagatataaaactgtatttttttgtgaagaatcaacaacaagtgggacacaatcatgaagtggaacgacatttattggatatttcaaacttttttaacaaatcaaaaactgaaaaattgggcgtgcaaaattattcagcccccttaagttaatactttgtagcaccaccttttgctgcgattacagctgtaagtcgcttggggtatgtctctatcagttttgcacatcgagagactgaaattttttcccattcctccttgcaaaacagctcaagctcagtgaggttggatggagagcatttgtgaacagcagttttcagttctttccacagattctcgattggattcaggtctggactttgacttggccattctaacacctggatatgtttatttttgaaccattccactgtagattttgctttatgttttggatcattgtcttgttggaagacaaatctccgtcccagtctcaggtcttttgcagactccatcaggtttttttccagaatggtcctgtatttatctccatccatcttcccatcaattttaaccatcttccctgtccctgctgaagaaaagcaggcccaaaccaagatgctgccaccaccatgtttgacagtggggatggtgtgttcagggtgatgagctgtgttgcttttacgccaaacataacgtcttgcattgttgccaaaaagttcaattttggtttcatctgaccagagcaccttcttccacatgtttggtgtgtctcccaggtggcttgtggcaaactttaaacaacactttttatggatatctttaagaaatggctttcttcttgccactcttccataaaggccagatttgtgcaatatacgactgattgttgtcctatggacagagtctcccacctcagctgtagatctctgcagttcatccagagtgatcatgggcctcttggctacatctctgatcagtcttctccttgtatgagctgaaagtttagagggacggccaggtcttggtagatttgcagtggtctgatactccttccatttcaatattatcgcttgcacagtgctccttgggatgtttaaagcttgggaaatctttttgtatccaactccggctttaaacttcttcacaacagtatctcggacctgcctggtgtgttccttgttcttcatgatgctctctgcgcttttaacggacctctgagactatcacagtgcaggtgcatttatacggagacttgattacacacaggtggattgtatttatcatcattagtcatttaggtcaacattggatcattcagagatcctcactgatcttctggagagagtttgctgcactgaaagtaaaggggctgaataattttgcacgcccaatttttcagtttttgatttgttaaaaacgtttgaaatatccaataaatgtcgttccacttcatgattgtgtcccacttgttgttgattcttcacaaaaaaatacagttttatatctttatgtttgaagcctgaaatgtggcaaaaggtcgcaaagttcaagggggccgaatactttcgcaaggcactgtacctctctctcacaTTTATAGCTAGGTTCCTGGCATGGTGGGCAATGTGTTTGTAACTGTTCATACTAACCAGTACCCCTAGAATGTATTGGTTCCACATCACGCATTCCTGTAGATAGAAATGGCCTTGCTCTGATGGCTTACCTGACCTCCATGGACTGCACCTCATCATACGCCCCACGGCTCTTCACATCCAGAAGCTCCAGGTTGATGAGTGGAGGTGGGGGTAGGCCCACTGGTAGGAGTGCCAGGGACAGTTTGTTGGTCTGCACCCCTTGTCCGATAGTCTGTGTGGTCAACGTCACGTTTACTTGAGTACTCTCCTCGGTTTTGAGCTGAGCAGTGGCTTGGCTGCTCACCTTGGTACCTTCCTGTCTCTTCACCTGTACATTCGCTTGTGCATTCTCCTGCTTGATCACGTGGGAAGGGACCTTTCTCTTCACTAAGACACTCTCTTGCTTGAGAGCCTGGGCTGCACCCTGTCCATTTACTTGTTGAGCGTTCTGTCCCTTTTCCAGAATATTCTTCAGTGGGGTCACCTGATCAGTGGCTTGCCCCTTCACCAGGGCACTGTCCTGCTTGTTGACGCAGGCAGCGGCCTGCCCATTAACCTGAGACTCAACTTTTGGGTTTTCATGCACATTCACCTGAGCATTCGTTTCAACGTTCATCTTTGAGTTCATCTGCATATCCCCTGTAGagaacagaaatatcacattgcACAGGACTATTCCCCGAGAAAGAGCACCACATGACCTGGCCAAGGATGGCTGAAATTAAAGAGATGCTAATTACACACAAATCCCATGCCTCCTCTAAAATCATGTCAGGCTATTTAAGCGCCCTACTGTATCTTACTGCGACAAAAGCATTGTCACATTAGTTAAGTCCatggccctaaccctaacctatatGCACCACTTTGGGAAACATTTCATGAGCTACCTTTGCGAGCCAGAGTGGCTTCCAATTTCAAGTAGACAGGCATATTTGCTAATGTCCTCTGTTCTACATGAGCaaacaaaataaagaaatacatatGGGTCCTTCTCTTTAATTGCATTACATTTTCTAAATATATAAAGTTACATGCTGAGGGCTGCATTGTGGCAGGGACAGAGGAGTTATAAAATAGTCAAAGACCTTGAATGGATGGCCTTGAATACAATCTAGGATGCTGAGTGAATCTGATCCTCTCCTGAGGACAGGTATTGGAAAAACACTGCTACATCACAGCCATGCAGGAGACCCCTATATTGGTGGAAAAGTACTGGGATCGCTCACCCCCTAGACTACCCACTGCTGCCACTGGGTGGGACTCCTACATTTATACATTCATAGTGTCTTTCCTGCTGGGGTGAGCAGGCAGGCAGAGTATCAGTGGGTGAATGGGTCACCTACCTGGTGGTGAGACCGGTTGAGTCTCCACCTGCCCCTCCTCCTGCTTCAATATGGAACACAGATGGAGTCAACATCTATTATTCCACAGCAAATAAGAGGACAATTATGTATAGTATTGTGCGATTAAGACCTGCGGTAATCAGGACGCATAAACCAATGTATCAACAATGATACAATTTAATCATGATAATGATCACAACATAGATATGAAAACAAAAGCTCTtcggggaggggggagggggggtacaaGCCGCAAAGTGTATCCTGTATTGGTATGCAATACCTGACAAGATCACACAACATCACGTGGGTAATATAGGAGTCAGCAGGTCTCTTTGCTTGAGGCGTGCAGAGCTATGAGAACGGcaggcatctctacagtaccttcATCTCTTCCTGGTTCTCATCGCTCTTCCTGGTTCTCTTCATTATCTCCTCAATTCTCTGTGGAGACGTAGCAACATACAGACTTTGATATATACTGAGAGCTGCAGGCTGGGTATCAGATATACTGATTCATTCAATAATAATTGAATTTGGAGTCATAAAAACCTTCTTCCTcagctgtctctcctcctcctcctgcagcttcagcatctctctctcctgacgcTGACTCTCTGCATCCTTCTGAGCCTGAAACTCGCCCTCTTCCTTCTGTATTGATAAAGACGCAGGATTTATGCTTGGAATAATGTAAGACATGTACTGTGCATATACACAATgttacacacaaacatgcacatgcACCAGAGAAACATATCACCATACATAAAGTGACCCCCCCactgtgacccctgacctctctGTCCATCTGGACCTGTAGCTCCTTCTCCCGGACCTCCCTCTGTCGCTTCTCCTCTTCCGCTCTCCTCCTGCGGAggtcctcctgtctcctcttctcctcctcctgccgTGCCCGCTCCTCTGCCTTTCTCCTCCTCAGCTGCTCCGCCTTCAGACTgagtgacacagacagacatgatgACTTACAGTATACCCTCTTAGTCACAGACACGGACAAGCAGACATCATTGATGCATCATGTACaggcacacagagagacacggtGACACACAGTTTCCTTACCGTTCCTTCTCCTCCCGCTCACCATGTTGTTTCTCCTCCAACTCCTTCTGCACCCTGGCCAGACGCCTACGCTCCGCTAGCAGTCTGGATGCTTCCTCTGCGTTTGTCGTCCCGGCAACTCCTTTCCCTGTTGTTGTCACTGGCGATGGCTCTGTCACAAGGACAACGGCAGACATCAGTGTGCATTGAAACAGGTGCCCAATGCACTGATAAGTGTACTTAATGATTGACATACACAAAAAGATTGGTAAACAGTAGAGTTTCACCTGTGCTCTTATCTGCATTCAGTTCACTGCTGGTGGACTTTGGCATCTTCTTATCTGGGGTGTCTATTTTGGAGGCTTTTTTATCAGATGTGTCAGTCATAGAGTTCTTTCTTTCAGAAATCTCACCTTTTAAGTTC is part of the Oncorhynchus clarkii lewisi isolate Uvic-CL-2024 chromosome 10, UVic_Ocla_1.0, whole genome shotgun sequence genome and encodes:
- the LOC139418604 gene encoding MAP7 domain-containing protein 2-like; protein product: MAETAVNAASSGALTGLTQPSVAEKRSQSNGHGSPARVALYPGSLAAKHNEVLSPPSVTEKRPQLNGLPSTFLLPGNNTNNHAGKQYVEGYLRTDDRMRLAKERREERDKGLAVREQAIREKERRAQLQYERTVEERWRKLEEQRQREEVRRAAVEEKRRQRLEEEKERLEALMKRSLERSLQLEQRPKRWTWSGPGGAQGDCENAPLLASTFPHELAAPLPAASESAQRCHLNSVENLMVHRLLTHTHSSMARCHSAADLHLPCHRCTAPCSPHRSPYRGSPSRVDRRRLQGSPEESPAGSRSTPQTPKKERLRRERRTGSPATGSSVRRAESPAMYTRRSASPATPKLLPKSRTQSPCTVRQYHPSPIRHRPTTPVPDGNKEDGHVEEAKSHNNINDRNVSKPETTVKSMSDIQSPEKSSQADNPEKKLAKTETPEKRFPKTETPGMNLKGEISERKNSMTDTSDKKASKIDTPDKKMPKSTSSELNADKSTEPSPVTTTGKGVAGTTNAEEASRLLAERRRLARVQKELEEKQHGEREEKERLKAEQLRRRKAEERARQEEEKRRQEDLRRRRAEEEKRQREVREKELQVQMDREKEEGEFQAQKDAESQRQEREMLKLQEEEERQLRKKRIEEIMKRTRKSDENQEEMKQEEGQVETQPVSPPGDMQMNSKMNVETNAQVNVHENPKVESQVNGQAAACVNKQDSALVKGQATDQVTPLKNILEKGQNAQQVNGQGAAQALKQESVLVKRKVPSHVIKQENAQANVQVKRQEGTKVSSQATAQLKTEESTQVNVTLTTQTIGQGVQTNKLSLALLPVGLPPPPLINLELLDVKSRGAYDEVQSMEVSPVSKEELISIPEFSPVNEVQENAMSNTRALEDLLDLTGHVAYPKLSHVDSLGDCNKNLIDRLCSPGADSKLILHPHTSTTSSCQNPGLASHDGRSRGK